TGCACCGGGGCCCGCCCCTCCTCGCCGGCCACCGGCGCCGACCGTTCCGGGCGGCCCGCACCTGCGGCCGGGGCCGTCCGTCCGCAGGTACCGGGGCGGCGACCCCGGCCGGTCCCGGTCCGCCTCTCAGTCCTCGTGGGCGTCCGCGGCCTCGACCTCTTCGCGGGTGATCCCGAGCAGATACAGCACCGTGTCCAGAAAGGGCACGTTGACGGCCGTGTCGGCGGCCCTGCGCACCACGGGTTTGGCGTTGAAGGCGACACCGAGCCCGGCCGCGTTCAGCATGTCCAGGTCGTTCGCGCCGTCGCCGATGGCCACGGTCTGGGCGAGCGGCACCCCGGCCTCCGCCGCGAAGCGCCGCAGCAGCCGCGCCTTGCCGGCCCGGTCCACGATCTCGCCGGTGACGCGTCCGGTCAGCCTCCCGTCGACGATCTCCAGGGTGTTGGCCGAGGCGAAGTCGAGGCCCAGACGCTCCTTGAGATCGTCGGTGACCTGGGTGAACCCACCCGAGACCACGCCCACTTGGAAGCCCAGCCGCTTCAGCGTACGGATCAGGGTGCGCGCGCCCGGGGTGAGCCGCACCTCCGTGCGCACCTTGTCCACCACCGACGCGTCCAGGCCCGCCAGCAGCGCGACCCGGGCGTGCAGCGACTGCTCGAAGTCCAGCTCCCCCCGCATCGCGGCCGCCGTGACCTCGGCGACCTCCGCCTCGCAGCCCGCGTGCGCGGCGAACAGCTCGATCACCTCGTCGGTGAT
The genomic region above belongs to Streptomyces marianii and contains:
- the serB gene encoding phosphoserine phosphatase SerB, translated to MSASQPPQTPDVPTLLVKIFGKDRPGITAGLFDTLAAFSVDVVDIEQVVTRGRITLCALVTEPTAGTEGELRATVHSWAESLRLQAEIISGLGDNRPRGSGRSHVTVLGHPLTAESTAAIAARITGTGGNIDRIHRLAKYPVTAVEFAVSGCETEPLRTALATEAAEIGVDVAVVSAGLHRRAQRLVVMDVDSTLITDEVIELFAAHAGCEAEVAEVTAAAMRGELDFEQSLHARVALLAGLDASVVDKVRTEVRLTPGARTLIRTLKRLGFQVGVVSGGFTQVTDDLKERLGLDFASANTLEIVDGRLTGRVTGEIVDRAGKARLLRRFAAEAGVPLAQTVAIGDGANDLDMLNAAGLGVAFNAKPVVRRAADTAVNVPFLDTVLYLLGITREEVEAADAHED